One Glycine soja cultivar W05 chromosome 7, ASM419377v2, whole genome shotgun sequence genomic window, TAAACACTAAAAATACTATCCAACCTAGagagaataaaaatgatataaatataatagaatCTATGATGCAAaagatatttgatgaaatgtataaaattatgagTAGTTTATTTATCACTAAATTCAAAATTCTTTCAATTGAAATATAGGAGAAataaattgtgaaaattttatttcagtTTTCCTTGTTCACAAGTCTTACAAATTATTTTGGTAGTTTATGAGTTATTTTAACCCGCTTATAAATTagtttgatgaaaaacaatacGTAATGTAAATCATTAATTGCATTGTAATGATATAACATACAATTAATACTACCtttgtttctttcttaattgttaGCTTTTTGGAGAATTTGTATTCCTATATTTATATGTCGTTTTAAAgtttaatatcatatttattactCTTTTACCCACCCTTACTTATCTCTTAATCTCTAATTAATTTACTTATGTGAAGTGGAGAGAGAAAtggataaaataagaaatttcccaatcattttcttattaaaatcaataaattttattatttttacaaaataatcttaaaatactgataaaaaagaactaaggGAGTATAGAGAGTAAAGAGAATGTACATCGAAATTGTAGAAGAACTGACGAAGTACATAATAATACTATTACCAGATCCAAACAAGAAAAGCCTTCCAGCAAAAAATTCCTAAATCAAAAAACTTACTCCAAAGGAAAGTCACGCAGAAGTGTCTAAAACTAATTCTGTTTCACCTCTTTAAAAGATTGTGCACATTTCTATAATTATTCTATCACACAAGTATCATAACTTTCCTCCTATTTTACCTCTTAGCAAAGATTTTTTAACAATGTATTCTTTTACAAAATCCATCAATggtaaattcattttttctaaATTCTTAAATGCtggaattttcaaaattttagatggtgctttgacttttttttttgttttcattttaaaaagaaaataaaaagataagaataaaaatacatttatttaaaattttttaaaaaaattctaaaaatattttcaaaaacttctaaactaaaattaataaattaacgctttcagtcttttaaaaaaaattacaataacaccttaaaatacttttttcttgatatatattttctaaatcttaaaaataaaaattattataaaaaaacaaaaaacaaatactcAAAACAAAACTTGTATTCTATACTTGAGGAAAGCATGAATGGATTCTTGTCCATTCATCACTTATAAGTGATCTTGTAATGAccaaagtttatttatttataactaaaaacacaaGCACCATACAAGCTGCATTacattacataaataaaaactaagatACGAAATACCTGAACATTACAGGCACTACTACACAAGCTGCATgcataacataaataaaaaacttgttttCCTAAGCCACATTTTTCCACATTAGTGCCAACTCTGAAAGAGTCTTGGTAGAAGACCCATCTTCTTTGAGAGCATTAACAGCCGCAACTTCTAgtttcttcattctttttcgCATTTCCCCACCTTCCCTCCCTTCCATCAAACGCTTCACAACATCAGCAATTTCTTTTCTCTCGACCAAACCATTTTCACCAACTCTCGGCCTCAATCCCACTTTGAGATCCTCACAAAGCACAACCGCATTCATTCTCTGCTCAGCATACAGTGGCCAAGTTATCAATGGCACACCATGCAGCACACTCTCGAGGGTCGAATTCCAGCCACAGTGAGTCAAGAACCCACCAACTGAACTGTGGCTAAGGATTTGAACCTGCGGTGCCCATGAAGGAACAACCATACCTTTCTCTTTTGTCCTCTCCAAGAACCCACATGGTAAGAACTGCAAAGGGTCAACACACTTTTGTGCACCAAGATAAGCAGCATCAGCTTTTGCATTGTTCGGTGCTCTCACAACCCACAAGAACTTGTGGTTACTCAACTCCAAACCACAAGCCAGCTCATTCATTTGCTCTTGTGAAAGTGTTCCACCACTCCCAAAAGAAACATACAAAACTGAACCATCTTGCTGTTTCTCCAACCATGTTACACACTCCAATAACCCTTTTGCATCATCATCACCACTTTGGACAAGTGGTCCAACAGGGTACACAGCAGGGTAACCTCTATCCTCATCTCTCAATGCTCTTATAGGACCAGTTTCCAATGCCAGGAAGCTGTTGATGAAGATCCCATTAACGAACCAGCATCGTTTGTAACGCTTCAGCGACATCTGGTAGAGTTGACTGGTTCGATCCTGGGCTTGGGCATAGAGATCGCGGCCGTGAAACGGCACGCAACCCGGTAATTTGATAGCCTCCGGCAGATA contains:
- the LOC114418785 gene encoding hydroquinone glucosyltransferase-like, which gives rise to MGKITHIVVIPSAGYSHFVPVIHFSKRLVELHPEIHVTCIIPILGSLPSAAKPILQTLPQNINTVFLPPVNPNDLPQGVPVVVQIQLAMAHSMPSIHHTLKSITSKTPYVAMVVDSFAMHALDFAHEFNMLSYVYFPISATTLSMHLNLPLLDEETSCEYRYLPEAIKLPGCVPFHGRDLYAQAQDRTSQLYQMSLKRYKRCWFVNGIFINSFLALETGPIRALRDEDRGYPAVYPVGPLVQSGDDDAKGLLECVTWLEKQQDGSVLYVSFGSGGTLSQEQMNELACGLELSNHKFLWVVRAPNNAKADAAYLGAQKCVDPLQFLPCGFLERTKEKGMVVPSWAPQVQILSHSSVGGFLTHCGWNSTLESVLHGVPLITWPLYAEQRMNAVVLCEDLKVGLRPRVGENGLVERKEIADVVKRLMEGREGGEMRKRMKKLEVAAVNALKEDGSSTKTLSELALMWKNVA